The following proteins are co-located in the Acidobacteriota bacterium genome:
- a CDS encoding LOG family protein, whose amino-acid sequence MAKKYLDVSKAYRNEEFLTGQDARTLRILAEYLEPESRFHRFRVQDTIVFFGSARARDERESGGSRLDRYYGEARELARRMTLWSKSLSNSKHRFIVCSGGGPGIMEASNRGASEARGLSVGLGISLPREQGINPYVSRELAFEFHYFFMRKFWLFYLSKAMVIFPGGFGTMDELFELLTLIQTGKSTRPRPIVLFGREFWEEVIRWDRLVEWGVIDGGDLSLFRICDTVDDAYDYLTAELTRIHRLADEAEAD is encoded by the coding sequence ATGGCGAAAAAGTACCTCGACGTCTCCAAGGCGTACCGCAACGAGGAGTTCCTCACCGGGCAGGATGCGCGGACCCTCCGGATCCTCGCCGAGTACCTCGAGCCGGAGAGCCGCTTCCACCGGTTCCGCGTCCAGGACACGATCGTCTTCTTCGGATCGGCGCGGGCCCGCGACGAGCGGGAAAGCGGCGGAAGCCGTCTCGACCGGTACTACGGCGAGGCACGGGAGCTGGCCCGCCGGATGACGCTCTGGTCGAAGAGCCTGTCGAACTCGAAACACCGCTTCATCGTCTGCTCCGGTGGCGGTCCCGGCATCATGGAGGCGTCCAACCGCGGGGCCTCGGAGGCGCGCGGGCTTTCGGTCGGACTGGGGATCAGCCTCCCGCGGGAACAGGGGATCAACCCGTACGTCTCGCGCGAGCTCGCCTTCGAGTTCCACTACTTCTTCATGCGCAAGTTCTGGCTGTTCTATCTGTCCAAGGCGATGGTCATCTTCCCCGGCGGCTTCGGCACGATGGACGAGCTGTTCGAGCTCCTCACCCTGATCCAGACCGGCAAGTCGACGCGCCCGCGCCCGATCGTCCTGTTCGGGCGGGAGTTCTGGGAGGAGGTGATCCGCTGGGACCGGCTGGTCGAATGGGGCGTGATCGACGGCGGCGATCTGTCGCTGTTTCGCATCTGCGACACGGTCGACGACGCTTACGACTACCTGACGGCCGAGCTGACCCGCATCCACCGGCTCGCGGACGAGGCCGAAGCGGACTGA
- a CDS encoding sigma-54-dependent Fis family transcriptional regulator, which yields MRERDKGLVLVVDDEPSVRDALAQILADEGYRTLTAASGEEGVAMAAEQQPDAVFLDVWLPGMDGIEALQLLRERGVDAPVIMISGHGTIETAVKATKLGAYDFIEKPVALERVLLVTSNALRQARLERRNRALRAQLRREAEFIGSSAAVERLRAELSGAVDGAPVLLYGEKGTGRRLAARWLALHGPKADGPFLDVQVSALPRERLIRALFGEPGSGSRAVGRIAHADEGTLYLENGDTLPPAVQSSLAAGLRTGLFPVPGSRRSVRSEPLVILSLLEPPEGLVERGGLSGELLALFRHTIEIPPLRRRIDDLPALAERFLHELCNEYAREPLSLSEEALAKLLEYDWPGNVRELKRVIERLVLLAPGPQIGVADLPAVVVRGRAGREAEDRALLEVERRWTARQLEEADGSVAKAAERLGIDEETFRRRLRRLGLEPDG from the coding sequence ATGCGCGAAAGGGATAAGGGTCTCGTTCTCGTCGTCGACGACGAGCCGTCGGTCCGGGATGCCCTGGCGCAGATCCTGGCCGATGAAGGCTACCGGACCCTAACGGCTGCCAGCGGGGAGGAGGGCGTGGCGATGGCGGCCGAGCAGCAGCCGGACGCGGTCTTCCTCGACGTCTGGCTCCCCGGCATGGACGGGATCGAGGCGCTGCAGCTTCTGCGCGAGCGCGGCGTGGACGCGCCGGTGATCATGATCTCGGGCCACGGGACGATCGAGACGGCGGTCAAGGCGACGAAGCTGGGGGCGTACGATTTCATCGAGAAGCCGGTGGCCCTCGAACGGGTGCTCCTGGTGACGTCGAACGCACTGCGCCAAGCCCGGCTCGAGCGCCGGAATCGCGCGCTGCGCGCCCAGCTGCGGCGGGAGGCGGAGTTCATCGGCTCCAGCGCCGCCGTCGAGCGCCTGCGGGCGGAGCTGTCCGGCGCCGTCGATGGGGCGCCGGTGCTGCTGTACGGGGAGAAGGGCACGGGCCGGCGCCTGGCCGCCCGGTGGCTCGCGCTGCACGGGCCGAAGGCCGACGGGCCGTTCCTCGACGTGCAGGTGTCGGCCCTTCCGCGGGAGAGACTGATCCGGGCCCTGTTCGGCGAGCCGGGGTCGGGAAGCCGGGCGGTGGGACGCATCGCCCACGCCGACGAGGGGACGCTCTACCTCGAGAACGGGGACACCCTGCCGCCGGCGGTTCAATCGTCCCTGGCGGCAGGCCTGAGGACCGGACTGTTCCCGGTGCCGGGGAGCCGGCGAAGCGTCCGGTCCGAACCGCTGGTGATCCTCTCCCTGCTCGAGCCGCCGGAAGGGCTCGTCGAGCGCGGAGGACTCTCCGGGGAGCTGCTCGCCCTCTTCCGGCACACGATCGAGATCCCGCCGCTGCGCCGGCGCATCGACGACCTTCCCGCCCTGGCCGAGCGGTTCCTGCACGAGCTGTGCAACGAGTACGCGCGGGAGCCGCTCTCGCTGTCGGAGGAGGCGCTCGCGAAGCTTCTGGAGTACGACTGGCCGGGAAACGTCAGGGAACTCAAGCGGGTCATCGAACGGCTGGTGCTCCTCGCCCCCGGTCCGCAGATCGGCGTCGCCGACCTGCCGGCCGTCGTCGTCCGCGGGCGGGCCGGCCGGGAGGCCGAGGACCGGGCGCTGCTGGAGGTCGAGCGGCGCTGGACGGCCAGGCAGCTCGAGGAAGCGGACGGATCGGTGGCCAAGGCGGCCGAGCGCCTGGGCATCGACGAGGAGACTTTCCGGCGGCGCCTCCGCCGGCTCGGCCTCGAGCCGGACGGCTGA
- a CDS encoding HAMP domain-containing protein, with protein sequence MRPRLRPDRLAVVAIGLLLAVASGLYFVIQRGKLGDTRLATDKTLVMTLAVLLFVVALGLVWFMFRHLARLLAGRRRGLLGARLQARVVFTFLFLILIPTVTLFSGAVTIVSRTLKELAPPDLERIAGLGRAVADEVEAAAERDAQRFARLIARELEAAGRGAPDRWPQGWVAKRLGSLRQRYGLAAVGFRVQGGAPVQVAAAPSRGGPAPRPEELGRAPAGLTEAVLTSGQGRVTGERLAYGWRAVAIEPLEGGRAVVWAVELLPERTAAKVEALRQGALEVSDFRRRRPAVQRLYVVLFALLTAVVLFGTVWTGLFLARQVTGPLLGLMRGTEALGRGELGHRVREWGDADIARLARSFNRMAERIERQQAALEQRRRYIETLLEAIPVGVVSLDGEGCVLTANRSALETLRLDALPQGTPLRRALAGGREAVWDVVASAVQGSSGRVAAEVAIAAGGTGVSLEVSAERFEIAPGRSGTLVVLEDMTRLRRAERLAAWGEVARRVAHEIKNPLTPIRLSAERMARRYRQDPAAARKAIEDGARTIVREVESLRRLVDEFSRFARLPEVELAEGDLRELVREVVSAYAGQPEGPEVTADTEAALPPHRFDPEAMRRVLINLIENAVAAAGPDGHVTVRTRWHRARRTILLEVIDDGEGLPPGDRNRLFLPSFTRRPGGTGLGLAIVHRIITEHGGWVRAEDNDGGGTRMIVEIPAGGMQREDAAEARGEERDARKG encoded by the coding sequence GTGCGGCCGCGCCTGAGACCGGACCGCCTCGCCGTCGTGGCGATCGGGCTGCTCCTGGCGGTCGCCAGCGGGCTCTACTTCGTCATCCAGCGGGGAAAACTGGGCGACACCAGGCTGGCCACCGACAAGACGCTCGTCATGACGCTGGCGGTGCTGCTCTTCGTGGTGGCCCTCGGCCTCGTCTGGTTCATGTTCCGGCACCTCGCCCGCCTTCTGGCCGGACGCCGGCGCGGCCTTCTGGGCGCGAGACTCCAGGCCCGGGTGGTCTTCACCTTTCTCTTTCTGATCCTGATCCCCACCGTGACGTTGTTCTCCGGTGCGGTGACCATCGTCTCCCGAACGCTGAAGGAGCTCGCGCCGCCCGATCTCGAGCGGATCGCCGGCCTCGGCCGCGCGGTGGCCGACGAGGTGGAAGCGGCGGCGGAGCGCGACGCGCAGCGGTTCGCCCGCTTGATCGCGCGCGAACTCGAGGCGGCGGGACGAGGGGCGCCCGACCGCTGGCCCCAGGGCTGGGTGGCGAAACGGCTCGGGTCGCTCCGGCAGCGCTACGGCCTGGCGGCGGTCGGGTTCCGGGTCCAGGGCGGCGCGCCCGTGCAGGTCGCCGCCGCGCCCTCGCGCGGAGGGCCCGCGCCGCGCCCCGAGGAACTCGGCCGCGCGCCGGCCGGGCTCACGGAAGCGGTCCTGACCTCCGGCCAGGGGCGCGTGACCGGCGAACGCCTCGCCTACGGGTGGCGAGCGGTGGCGATCGAGCCGCTCGAGGGGGGGCGGGCGGTCGTGTGGGCGGTGGAGCTGCTCCCGGAGAGGACCGCCGCGAAGGTGGAGGCGCTGCGCCAGGGCGCGCTCGAGGTCTCGGACTTCCGGCGCCGCCGCCCCGCCGTCCAGCGGCTGTACGTGGTCCTTTTCGCCCTGCTGACCGCCGTCGTCCTCTTCGGAACCGTCTGGACCGGCCTGTTCCTCGCCCGGCAGGTCACCGGGCCCCTCCTGGGCCTCATGCGGGGTACCGAGGCCCTCGGTCGCGGGGAGCTGGGACACAGGGTCCGGGAGTGGGGCGACGCGGACATCGCCCGGCTCGCCCGGAGCTTCAACCGGATGGCCGAGCGGATCGAACGGCAGCAGGCCGCCCTCGAGCAGCGGCGGCGGTACATCGAGACGCTCCTGGAAGCGATTCCGGTGGGGGTCGTGAGCCTCGACGGCGAGGGGTGCGTGTTGACGGCCAACCGCTCGGCCCTGGAGACCCTGCGGCTGGACGCGCTCCCGCAAGGAACGCCGCTGCGCCGGGCCCTCGCGGGCGGTCGCGAGGCGGTTTGGGACGTGGTCGCGTCCGCCGTGCAGGGAAGCTCGGGCCGCGTCGCCGCCGAAGTGGCGATCGCCGCCGGCGGCACCGGCGTCTCGCTCGAGGTCTCCGCCGAACGGTTCGAGATCGCCCCGGGAAGGAGCGGGACACTCGTGGTGCTCGAGGACATGACGCGGCTGCGCCGAGCCGAACGACTGGCAGCTTGGGGCGAGGTCGCCCGCCGGGTGGCTCACGAGATCAAGAACCCGCTGACACCGATCCGTCTCTCCGCCGAACGGATGGCCCGGCGGTACCGGCAGGATCCCGCGGCGGCGCGGAAGGCGATCGAGGACGGCGCGCGCACGATCGTCCGGGAGGTGGAGAGCCTCCGGCGCCTGGTGGACGAGTTCTCTCGCTTCGCCCGGCTGCCCGAGGTGGAGCTGGCCGAGGGGGACCTCCGGGAACTCGTCCGGGAGGTGGTCTCCGCCTACGCCGGACAGCCGGAGGGACCGGAGGTCACCGCCGACACGGAAGCTGCGCTCCCCCCGCACCGGTTCGATCCGGAGGCGATGCGGCGGGTGCTCATCAACCTCATCGAGAACGCGGTGGCGGCCGCAGGGCCGGACGGACACGTGACGGTGAGGACGCGTTGGCATCGAGCGCGCCGGACGATCCTGCTCGAGGTGATCGACGACGGCGAGGGGTTGCCCCCCGGGGACCGGAACCGCTTGTTCCTCCCGAGCTTCACGCGGCGTCCCGGCGGGACCGGCCTCGGCCTGGCGATCGTTCACCGTATCATCACCGAGCACGGCGGCTGGGTTCGAGCCGAGGACAACGACGGGGGAGGGACGCGGATGATCGTCGAGATCCCCGCCGGCGGAATGCAGCGGGAGGACGCCGCCGAGGCACGGGGCGAGGAACGCGATGCGCGAAAGGGATAA
- a CDS encoding ribonuclease D translates to MAATLVSDRQALHRVTERLRGATRIALDTEANGFHAYRPRLCLIQLAWEAPGEGGEALIDPLAFRPEQGDLAGLAAVLGDPPGPVVVHGGDYDVRLLKRDAAIAPARLFDTEIAARLVGRRRTGLAALVEEIAGVRLSKAAQRTDWARRPLPPRALDYALDDVRYLPALHDRLQAELDRLGRRSWAEEEFRWLESVAPAEE, encoded by the coding sequence GTGGCGGCGACGCTCGTGAGCGACCGGCAAGCGCTGCACCGGGTGACGGAGCGCCTGCGGGGGGCGACGAGGATCGCGCTCGACACGGAGGCCAACGGCTTCCACGCCTATCGCCCGCGCCTTTGCCTGATCCAGCTGGCATGGGAGGCGCCCGGGGAAGGCGGTGAGGCGCTGATCGACCCCCTCGCATTCCGGCCGGAGCAGGGGGATCTCGCCGGCCTCGCCGCGGTGCTGGGCGACCCGCCGGGTCCGGTGGTCGTGCACGGCGGGGACTACGACGTGCGGCTGCTCAAGCGCGATGCGGCGATCGCCCCGGCGCGCCTGTTCGACACCGAGATCGCCGCGCGGCTCGTCGGGCGGCGCCGGACCGGCCTCGCGGCGCTCGTCGAAGAGATCGCCGGCGTGCGGCTGTCCAAGGCGGCGCAGCGCACCGACTGGGCGCGGCGGCCGCTGCCCCCGCGCGCCCTCGACTACGCTCTCGATGACGTCCGGTACCTTCCCGCGCTCCACGACCGCCTGCAGGCCGAGCTCGACCGGCTCGGCCGGCGGAGCTGGGCCGAGGAGGAATTCCGCTGGCTCGAGAGCGTCGCGCCCGCGGAGGAAC